CGGCCGGGGCAAGTACACCAGGTGCTGGACAGCCGCCGCGAAGGCCATGTGATCGTGTTCACCGAGAAGTTTTTCTTTTCTAACAAACATGAGCGCGATACCCAGTTCGATCTTACTTCCCTGTTCGACTATTCGCAGGCCTATGCGCCCGTGCGTATCCGGCCGCAGGCAGCCAATGCCGCGCTGGGACTTATAGAGCTGATGTACGCGGAAGCGGCGATCACCGATCCGAAATACAGTCGCAGTATCCTCAAAAATCACCTGAATGCCTTTTTATTGTTGGCAGAACGTGAAAAGCGGAGCAACCTCGCCAACACGATCAGTGAAAAAACGCAGTTCGATAACCGGGTACTGCAACTGCGGCACATCCTGGAACAACATTTCAGAAAAGAGCACCAGGCTGCTTTTTACGCGGATGCCGTGGCGCTGACCCCTAAACGGCTGAGTGAGATTACTAAAGATGCGGTGGGCAAAACCGTTACCGAAATGCTGCACGACCGCCTGGTGCTGGAGGCCAAACGCCAGCTCGCCTATAGCCAGCGTTCGGTCAAAGAAATCTGCTATGAGCTTGGTTTTGAAGACCCTGCGTACTTCAGCCGCTTCTTTCGGAACCATACCGGTTACTCGCCCCACGACTTCAGGGATGCGATGTTCAAATAGTACCAGTTAATTGCTGTTTTGTCCAATAATGTGGGGGCGGCAGCCCCTAACTTTGCATGCGATCCGCGAACGGGAACCATGCTTAGCTTCATTCATCGTGCGATTGGAAATGAGATTGAATGAATGGAGTCGCTGTCAACATAAATAAGTCAAGGTTACCACAGAATCAATAGAGAGGTTTTTATTATCAAGCTAAATCCGGTACCTGTTACCGGATTTTTGTTTATGAGAGAAAAAGAAAAGTCCCCGCTGTTTCCAGCGGGGACTCGTATTTTGAAGGCGGTGAGCTACCAGTCTTTGTCGGTTGTAACCGGCCGGCCTTTGATCTTTTTCGCTTTATCCTGCAGTTTCTTTTCCTCCTGCGCCAGGGCTTTTAACAGGTTCTCGGCTTCCTGCTGGCTCAACTTGCTGGGCATTGGCTGCGGCTTTTTGTCCTGCTCGTCTTCTTTATCACCATCTTTCTCATCCTGCTTGTCTTTATCTTTCTTATCCTTGTCCTCATCTTTTTTGTCTTTATCCTGGTCTTTCTTGTCTTTGTTCTTATCGTCTTTTTTATCCTTGTTGTCTTTCTTGTCTTTATTATCCTTGTTGTCTTTGTTCTGCTGTTGTTGCTGCTGCTGTTTTTTCAGCATTTGTTGAGCATAAGCAAGATTGTAGCGGGCGGCTTCATCCTGTGGATTGGCTTTCAGCGCTGCTTTGTACGACTGGATACTTTCTTCCCACTTCTTTTCTTCCATAAAAGTGTTGCCGGAATTATAGTTCGCATCTGCCTTCACCGCTTTACTGGTGGCTATTTTGGCACTGCTGGCGTATTGTTTACGGGCATCGTCGAAACGTTTTTGTTCGTACATCGAGTTGCCGAGGTTGTAATTACCCTCTACCGAAGCCTGGTCTCGTTCGATCGCTTTTTTATAAGAAGTTTCCGCTTCTTTATACTGCTTTTTCTGGTACTGGTCGTTGCCCTGGCGGATCAGCTTATTGCTGCTCTGTGCAGAGGCGCCTGCCGCCATCAGCAGCAGAAAAGCCAGTACATATATCGGCGTAAGTTTCTTCATCATCATTCATTTTTAAGCTGCCTGTTTACTTGGGCGCACTTCGGGAACAAACATTTCCAGCACCAGTAACACCAGGCAAATACCCAGGAAGTATTGAAAGTAGCTGTTATAGTCGGTAAAAATATTTTCACCAAAGGCCTTCTGCTCCATACCGTCTATTTTGGCGGCGAGCGTACTTACCACATCCTCGGCATCGTCCAGGTGTTGGTATACACCGCGGCCGGCGGCGGCCAGGGAGCGAAGTTCTTCTTCATTTAGTTTGGATATCACAGTCTTGCCTTCACGGTCCTTTTTAAAGCCGCCCGTTTCCGCGTCGGGGAGTGGGGAGCCGGAAGTGGAACCTACACCTACGGTGCTGATCACCACGCCATCTTCAAAAGCCTTCTTGGCTGCGCTGATGGCGCCCTCGTCATGGTCTTCACCGTCGGAGATAATGATGAGTGCTTTATGTTTACGTTCCTTCTTATTGAACGCGTCGTTGCTGATCTTAATTGCCTCGGCGATTTCCGTACCCTGCGTTGGGATCATGTCGGGCGTAACGGTGGACAGGAACATACGGGCGGCG
This genomic interval from Chitinophaga horti contains the following:
- a CDS encoding AraC family transcriptional regulator; translated protein: MPNPKAISEIPYQQLPLKGQFSVFDLGAFANELSRFPHTHETFEIIWFTKAKGQHVVDFVSYELEDDMLFFLRPGQVHQVLDSRREGHVIVFTEKFFFSNKHERDTQFDLTSLFDYSQAYAPVRIRPQAANAALGLIELMYAEAAITDPKYSRSILKNHLNAFLLLAEREKRSNLANTISEKTQFDNRVLQLRHILEQHFRKEHQAAFYADAVALTPKRLSEITKDAVGKTVTEMLHDRLVLEAKRQLAYSQRSVKEICYELGFEDPAYFSRFFRNHTGYSPHDFRDAMFK
- a CDS encoding tetratricopeptide repeat protein; this translates as MKKLTPIYVLAFLLLMAAGASAQSSNKLIRQGNDQYQKKQYKEAETSYKKAIERDQASVEGNYNLGNSMYEQKRFDDARKQYASSAKIATSKAVKADANYNSGNTFMEEKKWEESIQSYKAALKANPQDEAARYNLAYAQQMLKKQQQQQQQNKDNKDNKDKKDNKDKKDDKNKDKKDQDKDKKDEDKDKKDKDKQDEKDGDKEDEQDKKPQPMPSKLSQQEAENLLKALAQEEKKLQDKAKKIKGRPVTTDKDW
- a CDS encoding VWA domain-containing protein, which translates into the protein MLRFQHTEYLWALALLLVLLAAFISITWWKRRSIRRIGDLELVEKLFTGYSRKLFTLKFILVFIAFFFGAVGLANLQKGSRMEKITRKGVDVIVALDVSKSMLASDVKPDRLTRAKQMINRLMEKLDNDRIGLVVFAGNAYLQMPLTVDYSAARMFLSTVTPDMIPTQGTEIAEAIKISNDAFNKKERKHKALIIISDGEDHDEGAISAAKKAFEDGVVISTVGVGSTSGSPLPDAETGGFKKDREGKTVISKLNEEELRSLAAAGRGVYQHLDDAEDVVSTLAAKIDGMEQKAFGENIFTDYNSYFQYFLGICLVLLVLEMFVPEVRPSKQAA